One bacterium DNA window includes the following coding sequences:
- a CDS encoding 2-oxoacid:acceptor oxidoreductase subunit alpha, which produces MSLQLLSGNEACAMGAVRAGVRFFAGYPITPSTEIAEYLARELPRVGGTFIQMEDEIASICCMNGATAAGVKAMTATSGPGFSLMQEGIGYSIMAELPCIIVNVMRGGPATGTPTRTAQSDVMQARHGTHGDHPIVALCPWSVRECFDLTVQAVNLSERLRIPVIVLMDEIVGHMREAVELPETIALWESKRSKVAAPEYYHYEDSNNYDARIASFGEGYRVHLTGLTHRKDGFPSDDPEIIRWNMDRLRKKIDDNRSWLWDVTYEDLGAETVIVCYGSAARSAIEAKRQYEQKTGRRVGILRLRMIWPFPMERMIALMKSARRVIVPEMNQGQLRRTIERSVSRNVPVISVQRYDGEMLTPAEIIEAL; this is translated from the coding sequence GTGAGCCTTCAGTTGTTGTCCGGCAATGAGGCGTGTGCGATGGGCGCGGTGCGCGCGGGCGTGCGGTTCTTCGCCGGCTATCCGATTACGCCTTCGACCGAGATTGCCGAATACCTTGCCCGCGAGTTGCCGCGGGTCGGAGGCACGTTCATCCAGATGGAGGACGAGATTGCGTCCATCTGCTGCATGAACGGCGCCACAGCGGCCGGGGTGAAGGCGATGACCGCGACGTCGGGTCCGGGTTTCTCCCTGATGCAGGAGGGCATCGGCTATTCCATAATGGCCGAGCTGCCGTGCATCATCGTCAATGTGATGCGGGGCGGGCCCGCAACCGGAACTCCGACCCGGACTGCACAGTCGGACGTGATGCAGGCGCGGCATGGCACGCACGGCGACCATCCGATTGTCGCGCTTTGTCCATGGAGCGTGCGGGAGTGTTTTGACCTGACCGTGCAGGCAGTGAATCTGTCCGAGCGGCTCAGAATCCCGGTCATCGTGCTGATGGATGAGATCGTCGGGCACATGCGAGAGGCAGTCGAGCTGCCGGAGACGATTGCGCTGTGGGAATCGAAGCGGTCGAAGGTGGCGGCACCAGAGTACTACCACTACGAGGATTCGAACAACTACGACGCGCGGATTGCCAGCTTCGGCGAGGGGTATCGCGTGCATCTGACCGGGTTGACCCACCGGAAGGATGGGTTCCCGTCCGACGACCCGGAGATCATCCGCTGGAACATGGACCGGTTGCGTAAGAAGATAGACGACAATCGGAGCTGGTTGTGGGATGTGACCTACGAGGACCTCGGCGCGGAGACCGTGATAGTCTGCTACGGAAGCGCCGCGCGTTCGGCCATAGAGGCGAAGCGGCAGTATGAGCAGAAGACCGGGCGACGGGTTGGCATCCTACGCTTGCGGATGATCTGGCCGTTCCCGATGGAACGGATGATAGCGTTGATGAAGAGCGCGCGTCGGGTCATCGTGCCGGAGATGAACCAGGGGCAGTTGCGCCGGACCATCGAGCGGAGTGTGAGCCGGAATGTGCCGGTCATCTCGGTCCAACGTTACGACGGGGAGATGCTCACACCGGCGGAGATAATAGAGGCACTCTGA
- a CDS encoding 4Fe-4S binding protein, whose protein sequence is MKKFLLEEPVSSVGPKGHTHTIIRRFCKGCRICVEFCPTGTLDLDERFKIKVAHPEKCIACRMCELRCPDMAIFVQK, encoded by the coding sequence GTGAAGAAGTTCCTGCTCGAGGAGCCGGTTTCTTCGGTCGGGCCCAAGGGGCATACGCACACAATCATCCGCCGGTTTTGCAAGGGTTGTCGGATATGCGTGGAGTTCTGCCCGACCGGCACGCTCGACCTCGACGAACGGTTCAAGATAAAGGTCGCGCACCCGGAGAAGTGCATTGCGTGCCGGATGTGCGAGTTGCGGTGTCCGGATATGGCGATATTCGTGCAGAAATGA
- a CDS encoding four helix bundle protein — translation MRDVRKYEVFKRADGLVLEVYKLTASFPDCELFALTSQMRRAAYSIPMNLAEGGARSGAKEFAQFINVAVGSCEEVRYQIHLATALGYAPAETARKLDADYEEVKRMLAGLLSRVMGRSSKL, via the coding sequence GTGAGAGATGTGAGGAAGTACGAGGTGTTCAAGCGGGCTGATGGGCTGGTGTTGGAGGTCTACAAGCTGACTGCTTCGTTTCCTGACTGTGAGTTGTTCGCCTTGACCTCCCAGATGCGGCGCGCCGCGTATTCGATTCCGATGAACCTCGCCGAGGGTGGCGCGCGTTCGGGCGCGAAGGAGTTCGCGCAATTCATCAACGTCGCAGTCGGGTCTTGTGAGGAGGTGCGCTATCAGATACATCTGGCGACTGCTCTTGGCTATGCCCCGGCGGAGACTGCGCGCAAACTCGACGCCGATTATGAGGAGGTGAAGAGGATGCTCGCCGGTCTCCTGTCCCGTGTGATGGGTCGGTCTTCCAAGCTGTAA